In Persicimonas caeni, a single window of DNA contains:
- a CDS encoding phosphatase PAP2 family protein gives MRPSLLAIALAVLTVVTPVVTFAQEGDSSADPSAQARPLDEPADGETGATPDSNASTSTEVRWNDNWEKVRWWQYPTAVGLNAFGFTARFALDDPEPNWEGTISIDQEILDAIAVRDDPWRSNLIEVSDIGFFGSMAYRAFDSVIVPGYLHDNWEVAWQLAWIDLQAFGTVAAVLWGTQLYVGRVRPTSANCDDPERRGSICDPESSEYARSFIAGHPATAITAAGLTCLHHEHMPLYGGGFADDLACGVMIGNAVVNGFTRVMTEHHYPSDLLFGTVLGLTAGWVLPTALHYGWGDDEDDAAETARLPKGEPDSSTPVFTFSPSVIDDEPALMLLGRF, from the coding sequence GTGCGCCCAAGCCTGCTCGCCATCGCCCTGGCTGTGCTCACCGTCGTCACGCCCGTCGTCACGTTTGCCCAAGAGGGCGACAGCAGTGCCGACCCGTCGGCACAGGCCCGTCCGTTGGACGAGCCGGCTGACGGTGAGACAGGGGCCACCCCAGACTCGAACGCCTCGACCTCGACGGAGGTGCGTTGGAACGACAACTGGGAGAAGGTGCGCTGGTGGCAATATCCCACCGCGGTCGGCCTGAACGCCTTCGGGTTTACCGCGCGCTTCGCGCTCGACGACCCCGAGCCGAACTGGGAAGGCACCATTTCGATCGACCAGGAGATTTTGGACGCCATCGCCGTGCGTGACGACCCGTGGCGAAGCAACCTGATCGAGGTCAGCGACATCGGCTTTTTCGGCTCGATGGCCTACCGCGCCTTCGACTCGGTCATCGTCCCGGGCTACCTGCACGACAACTGGGAGGTCGCCTGGCAGTTGGCCTGGATCGACCTGCAGGCCTTCGGCACCGTCGCGGCCGTCTTGTGGGGCACACAGCTCTACGTGGGTCGCGTGCGCCCCACGTCCGCCAACTGCGACGACCCGGAGCGGCGCGGCAGTATCTGCGACCCGGAGAGCAGCGAGTACGCCCGAAGCTTTATCGCCGGCCACCCCGCGACCGCCATCACGGCCGCCGGGCTGACCTGTTTGCACCACGAGCATATGCCGCTGTACGGCGGTGGCTTTGCCGATGATCTGGCCTGCGGGGTCATGATCGGCAACGCGGTGGTCAACGGGTTCACCCGTGTGATGACCGAGCACCACTACCCCTCCGACCTCTTGTTCGGCACAGTCCTCGGTTTGACCGCCGGCTGGGTGCTGCCGACTGCGCTGCACTACGGCTGGGGAGACGACGAGGACGACGCCGCCGAGACCGCACGCCTGCCCAAAGGGGAGCCCGACTCGAGCACGCC
- a CDS encoding YebC/PmpR family DNA-binding transcriptional regulator, which yields MAGHSKWANIKHKKAREDAKRGKIFSKLVKKITSAARRGGGDPDINNELRLFIDKAKDANMPKDNIERAIKKGTGELEGVSYDEFTYEGYGPGGVAIFLTGATDNRNRTVAEIRHMFSERNGNLGESGCVNWMFKDRGLLSISEEKVEDLENLMEVALENGAVDFEQEDGVVTIQTEVADYMAMRTALEEAGYDEFMTDEITKLADNHIAPDLSTVETNLALIEELEDHDDIENVYHNLELSDDVAEQLAAE from the coding sequence ATGGCAGGACATAGTAAATGGGCTAATATCAAGCACAAGAAGGCCCGAGAAGACGCCAAACGCGGCAAAATCTTTAGCAAGTTGGTCAAAAAGATCACCTCGGCGGCGCGCCGTGGCGGCGGAGATCCGGATATCAACAACGAGCTTCGCCTGTTCATTGACAAGGCGAAAGACGCCAACATGCCCAAGGACAATATCGAGCGGGCCATCAAGAAGGGCACCGGCGAGCTCGAGGGCGTCAGCTATGACGAGTTCACCTACGAGGGCTACGGCCCGGGCGGGGTGGCGATCTTTTTGACGGGCGCGACCGACAACCGAAACCGCACCGTCGCCGAGATTCGCCACATGTTCAGCGAGCGCAACGGCAACCTGGGCGAGAGTGGCTGCGTCAACTGGATGTTCAAGGATCGCGGGCTTCTGAGCATCTCGGAGGAGAAGGTCGAGGACTTGGAGAACCTCATGGAGGTCGCGCTCGAAAACGGCGCGGTCGACTTCGAGCAGGAAGACGGCGTGGTCACCATCCAGACCGAGGTCGCCGACTACATGGCGATGCGCACCGCCCTCGAAGAGGCCGGCTACGACGAGTTCATGACCGACGAGATCACCAAGCTCGCCGACAACCACATCGCCCCCGACCTGAGCACCGTGGAGACCAACCTGGCGCTCATCGAGGAGCTCGAGGACCACGACGACATCGAGAACGTCTACCACAACCTCGAATTGTCGGACGACGTCGCCGAGCAGTTGGCGGCGGAGTGA
- a CDS encoding IS3 family transposase gives MIAEAVSHGARQAQACRTLGISERTIQRWRKDPQAEDARQGPHSRCAHALTDEERAQVVAIATGREFCDVSPRQIVCSLADRGEYVASESTFYRVLREEKMMTHRQPSRPPKPRPKPELVAASPGQVWVWDITYLPTQVRGRFVYLYWIMDLFSRKIVGFSVEDQESMELSSRLIEKTILAEQVEASGLCIHADNGAAMKGSTLLATLERLEVAASFSRPGVSNDNPHCESSFRTLKYRPGYPKKPLDGVHEWSEWVEAFVRWYNTEHYHSGIGWVTPEQRHAGEDVELLQRRQKLYEQARQKNPARWSRRPRGWTRPEEVRLAPLNLQET, from the coding sequence ATGATCGCAGAGGCGGTCTCCCACGGCGCGCGTCAGGCCCAGGCCTGTCGGACCCTGGGCATCAGCGAGCGCACCATACAGCGGTGGCGAAAAGACCCGCAGGCCGAGGACGCTCGCCAGGGACCCCACAGTCGGTGTGCGCACGCGCTCACCGACGAGGAGCGAGCACAGGTGGTCGCCATCGCCACAGGTCGTGAATTCTGTGATGTGAGCCCCCGGCAGATCGTATGCAGCCTGGCCGACCGGGGCGAGTATGTCGCCAGCGAGTCGACATTTTACCGCGTGTTGCGCGAAGAGAAGATGATGACCCACCGCCAGCCAAGCCGGCCGCCGAAGCCCAGGCCGAAGCCCGAATTAGTGGCCGCCAGCCCCGGCCAGGTCTGGGTGTGGGATATCACATACTTGCCCACCCAGGTACGCGGCCGGTTTGTCTACCTTTACTGGATCATGGACTTGTTCAGCCGCAAGATCGTCGGCTTTAGCGTCGAAGACCAAGAATCGATGGAGCTGTCGAGCCGCCTCATTGAAAAGACGATCCTCGCCGAACAGGTCGAGGCGAGCGGACTTTGCATCCACGCCGACAACGGGGCTGCGATGAAGGGCTCGACGCTTCTGGCGACGCTGGAGCGCCTGGAGGTGGCCGCTTCGTTTAGCCGCCCGGGCGTCTCCAACGACAACCCTCACTGCGAATCGAGCTTTCGCACGCTCAAATACCGGCCTGGCTACCCCAAAAAGCCGCTCGACGGCGTGCATGAATGGTCTGAGTGGGTCGAGGCGTTTGTCCGCTGGTACAACACCGAGCACTATCACAGCGGGATCGGCTGGGTGACCCCCGAGCAGCGCCACGCGGGCGAAGACGTCGAGCTGCTACAAAGACGCCAAAAGCTCTATGAACAGGCGCGCCAAAAGAATCCCGCACGCTGGAGTCGAAGGCCGCGAGGATGGACGCGCCCCGAAGAGGTGCGGCTTGCGCCGCTCAATTTACAAGAGACGTAG